One window of the Nicotiana tabacum cultivar K326 chromosome 4, ASM71507v2, whole genome shotgun sequence genome contains the following:
- the LOC142180000 gene encoding uncharacterized protein LOC142180000: MGNSSGNIQKGKEVAITNLMTGEMVLLAKRYKNIYVANFESLHNLVKKVLVRGLPESRFKGHKVYDACVRGKQVRSSFKPNNEIQVKMSYNVVSIRYDHGTEFGNAKFDKFCAKYSISHNFSAPRTPQQKGVVERKNRTLEYMVRTMLMYNGVEKGFWAEGVNTACYLVNMCLIRSLMNKTPYELLNGRKPKLTYLRTFGCKCFVLNNGKEALGNFDAKSNEGIFLGYSSQSKAYKVYNKKTQCVKESIHVIFDESHHLCGKHSNDKIDQDKEQSKVPREFIDMANGKAELMSQVKEFNEENTTKSLADAKELGSFITITEAEDRVADAVQGTPDAEQRCAEHRCGIQTRSKTRNSFDFSVFLSQIEPRDIKEALKDADWITAMQDELHQFERTALYGLKQAPSAWYERLSKFILENGFTRGKIDNTLFLKKRGRNLLIVQVYVGDIIFGATNDSMCKEFAKLMGSEFEMSMIGELNFFLGLQVKQTPKGMMISQ, translated from the exons ATGGGAAATAGTTCTGGGAATAtccaaaagggaaaggaagttgcaa TCACAAATCTCATGACTGGTGAAATGGTCCTGTTGGCAAAAAGATACAAAAACATCTATGTTGCTAATTTTGAGTCCTTGCACAAT TTAGTCAAGAAGGTTCTGGTCCGTGGGCTGCCCGAGTCAAGGTTCAAAGGTCACAAAGTGTATGATGCTTGTGTAAGAGGAAAGCAAGTCAGGTCATCTTTTAAGCCGAATAATGAA ATTCAAGTGAAGATGAGCTATAATGTTGTAAGTATAAGGTATGATCATGGCACAGAGTTCGGCAATGCAAAATTCGACAAATTCTGTGCTAAATATAGCATAAGTCACAATTTTTCAGCTCCCAGAACACCCCAACAAAAAGGTGTTGTGGAGAGgaaaaataggactcttgaatACATGGTAAGAACTATGCTAATGTACAATGGCGTAGAAAAAGGCTTCTGGGCAGAGGGAGTCAACACTGCTTGCTACTTGGTGAATATGTGCTTGATCAGGTCCCTCATGAACAAAACTCCATATGAATTGCTGAATGGAAGGAAACCCAAGCTAACTTACCTAAGAACGTTTGGATGCAAATGCTTCGTTCTCAATAATGGTAAGGAAGCTTTGGGAAACTTTGATGCCAAAAGTAATGAAGGAATCTTTCTTGGATATTCCTCACAAAGCAAAGCATACAAGGTCTACAACAAAAAGACTCAATGTGTTAAAGAAAGCATACATGTAATCTTTGATGAATCGCACCACCTATGTGGGAAACATTCAAATGATAAGATTGATCAAGACAAAGAGCAGTCGAAGGTTCCTAGAGAATTCATTGATATGGCAAATGGAAAGGCAGAATTGATGAGCCAAGTCAAGGAATTCAACGAAGAAAATACAACAAAATCCTTAGCTGATGCAAAAGAACTTGGTTCCTTCATCACAATAACTGAAGCAGAGGATAGAGTTGCTGATGCCGTGCAAGGAACTCCTGATGCTGAGCAGAGATGTGCTGAGCATAGATGTG gaattcaaaccagatcaaagacaagaaactCGTTTGACTTCTCAGTTTTCCTTTCTCAAATTGAGCCTAGAGatatcaaggaagcattgaaagatgctGACTGGATTACTGCTATGCAAGATGAACTTCATCAATTTGAGAGAACT GCATTATATGGACTGAAGCAGGCCCCTAgtgcttggtatgaaaggttgtccaaGTTTATTCTTGAAAATGGCTTTACAAGgggaaaaattgacaacaccctATTTCTGAAGAAACGGGGAAGGAACCTACTCATTGTGCAAGTTTATGTTGGCGATATCATTTTTGGTGCAACAAATGACTCCATGTGTAAGGAGTTTGCAAAGCTTATGGGAagcgagtttgaaatgagcatgataggGGAATTGAATTTTTTCCTAGGGTTGCAAGTTAAGCAAACCCCTAAGGGAATGATGATAAGCCAGTAA